A stretch of the Lolium perenne isolate Kyuss_39 chromosome 3, Kyuss_2.0, whole genome shotgun sequence genome encodes the following:
- the LOC127343340 gene encoding uncharacterized protein: MEPKAAQLGHKPIEGAVENLKIDASTKASNGNLPAAKDATSSDAISCISSLDAASTVKETEMNQGTYMGDQGMYYYGYYYPGSFGGWDENGYYTGSNGLEMHPTMVQAENGSYLCYVPGYENGYAAYSPVVPGTGVDGQYVSNETYYSTAIPMQNSSTPGMFTQPIAYGPELVPAYAWDPSYVLLDGIQGHPAGLHQTNYTARSNYTSNKHAAPSSKASRSTKYASGTIKGSSSTVDTVPTSANNHPSSKFANKASGASMAKGHLPPSKFVVHANQGKGSLYQSKGINGGEKLKERSKLNGFGDCDISNNCNDDLKNSVSPGADFSGLSGVQGANDDTTSLVKVSRDSYNLPDFVTKYEQALFFVIKSYSEDDIHKSIKYNVWASTPNGNKRLDSAYKVAQERMSGKGTKCPVFLFFSVNASGQFCGVAEMVGPLDFNKNMNFWQQDKWNGFFPVKWHIIKDVPNPQFRHIILENNENKPVTNSRDTQEVKFLQGAEMLKIFKNFSCKTSILDDFDFYENRQKVMQDRRGKPLTTSLGHFMPKDEKPEEFKKQAQILSTGELDKAKKNEEQSNNVTTDLDAAERSSEQSDDVAAAIDTTKKSEEEANKVAADIDTPERSEEQSDKVVTELGLGTARRSAEQTNSVARAG, encoded by the exons CTATAGAAGGGGCCGTAGAGAACTTGAAGATTGATGCTAGCACGAAGGCAAGCAACGGCAACTTG cctGCTGCAAAAGACGCAACTTCTTCGGATGCAATATCATGCATTTCCTCGTTAGATGCAGCTAGCACTGTCAAGGAAACTGAAATGAACCAAGGAACTTATATGGGGGACCAAGGGATGTATTACTACGGATATTATTATCCAG GCTCATTTGGAGGATGGGATGAGAATGGCTACTATACTGGATCGAATGGACTAGAGATGCACCCGACA ATGGTCCAAGCTGAAAATGGGTCTTATTTGTGTTATGTGCCCGGTTATGAAAATGGATATGCTGCTTATAGCCCGGTTGTTCCTGGAACTGGTGTGGATGGTCAATATGTTAGCAATGAGACATATTACTCCACTGCAATTCCCATGCAGAATTCTTCTACACCTGGCATGTTTACTCAACCAATTGCTTATGGACCTGAACTAGTCCCTGCGTACGCCTGGGACCCTTCTTACGTTCTTCTGGATGGGATTCAGGGACATCCGGCTGGTTTGCATCAAACAAATTACACCGCAAGATCAAACTACACTTCTAATAAACACGCTGCTCCATCTTCAAAAGCTTCGCGGAGCACAAAGTATGCCTCGGGTACCATTAAAGGATCGTCATCAACTGTAGACACAGTGCCAACCTCTGCCAATAATCATCCATCATCAAAGTTTGCAAATAAG GCATCTGGTGCTTCCATGGCAAAAGGGCATCTTCCACCTAGCAAGTTTGTGGTGCATGCTAACCAAGGAAAAGGCAGCCTttatcaaagtaaaggcattaatGGTGGTGAGAAGCTTAAGGAAAGAAGCAAGCTAAATGGATTTGGTGACTGTGATATATCGAATAACTGCAATGATGACTTGAAAAACAGTGTGAGCCCAGGAGCTGATTTTTCTGGATTGTCGGGTGTACAGGGGGCTAACGATGATACAACTTCACTTGTTAAAGTAAGCAGAGATTCATATAATCTTCCAGATTTTGTTACGAAGTATGAGCAAGCTCTGTTCTTCGTGATTAAATCTTATAGCGAAGATGATATTCACAAGAGTATCAAGTACAATGTTTGGGCAAGTACTCCGAATGGAAATAAAAGGCTTGACAGTGCCTATAAAGTTGCACAAGAAAGAATGTCAGGAAAAGGAACCAAATGCCCTGTTTTCCTCTTCTTTTCT GTTAATGCTAGTGGTCAGTTTTGTGGCGTGGCTGAGATGGTTGGCCCACTTGATTTCAACAAGAATATGAACTTCTGGCAACAGGACAAGTGGAACGGATTCTTCCCAGTAAAATGGCACATTATCAAGGATGTGCCTAATCCACAGTTTCGACACATAATATTGGAGAATAATGAGAACAAACCTGTTACAAATAGCAGGGACACACAAGAG GTCAAGTTTCTACAAGGTGCAGAGATGCTGAAAATTTTCAAGAACTTCTCATGTAAAACGTCAATATTGGATGACTTTGATTTTTACGAGAATAGGCAGAAAGTAATGCAGGACAGAAGAGGCAAACCGCTTACTACATCATTGGGTCACTTCATG CCAAAAGATGAAAAACCTGAAGAGTTTAAGAAGCAAGCTCAAATTTTAAGTACTGGAGAGCTTGATAAAGCCAAGAAAAACGAGGAGCAGAGCAACAATGTTACAACAGATCTTGATGCAGCCGAGAGAAGTAGCGAGCAGagcgatgatgtcgcagcagctaTTGATACAACCAAGAAAAGTGAGGAGGAGGCCAATAAGGTCGCGGCAGATATTGATACACCCGAGAGAAGTGAGGAGCAGAGCGACAAGGTTGTGACAGAACTTGGACTTGGTACAGCCAGGAGAAGCGCAGAGCAGACCAACAGTGTTGCTAGGGCAGGCTGA